The following coding sequences lie in one Apium graveolens cultivar Ventura chromosome 3, ASM990537v1, whole genome shotgun sequence genomic window:
- the LOC141712233 gene encoding putative anion transporter 5 encodes MGFKKIPSRYVIVILTFFCTCVCYIERVGFSIAYTIAADAAGVNQSSKGTILSTFYYGYACSQVPGGWAAQKIGGRRVLLLSFVLWSMTCALVPLDPNRVALLVLARLLVGVAQGFIFPSIHTVLAQWVPPHERSRSVSLTTSGMYLGAAMGMLFLPSLVKFRGPQSVFLAEAGLGAMWSLLWFRYASDPPRSEHPKASAAGFGESLLPVKGSQRIKVENGGHSSKTSKIPWKRIVLSLPVWAIVVNNFTFHYALYVLMNWLPTYFELGLQLSLQEMGSSKMMPYLNMFIFSNIGGVVADHLVTRRILSVTATRKVLNTIGFIVASFALMAIPLFRSSSGVVFCSSVALGFLALGRAGFAVNHMDIAPRYAGIVMGVSNTAGTLAGIIGVDLTGKLLEAAKTANSDLSDAESWRLVFLIPGLLCIFSSVIFLLFSTGERIFD; translated from the coding sequence ATGGGGTTTAAGAAAATTCCTAGTCGTTATGTGATTGTTATTTTGACATTTTTTTGTACTTGTGTTTGTTATATCGAAAGGGTTGGTTTTTCGATTGCGTATACTATTGCTGCTGATGCAGCTGGTGTTAATCAGTCTAGTAAAGGGACTATTTTGTCTACATTTTATTATGGCTATGCTTGTTCTCAAGTTCCGGGTGGGTGGGCTGCTCAGAAAATTGGGGGTAGACGTGTGCTTCTTTTGTCGTTCGTATTGTGGTCGATGACTTGTGCATTGGTTCCGTTGGATCCCAATAGGGTGGCATTGTTGGTTTTAGCTAGATTGTTAGTTGGGGTTGCTCAAGGGTTTATTTTTCCGTCAATTCATACTGTTTTAGCCCAATGGGTTCCTCCCCACGAGAGGTCTAGGTCTGTTTCGCTTACAACGTCGGGAATGTATCTTGGTGCTGCTATGGGGATGTTGTTTCTTCCAAGTTTGGTGAAGTTTAGAGGTCCGCAGTCTGTGTTTCTTGCTGAAGCAGGGTTAGGTGCTATGTGGTCTCTTCTTTGGTTTAGATATGCTTCTGATCCACCGAGATCTGAGCATCCTAAAGCGTCTGCTGCTGGTTTTGGGGAATCTTTGTTGCCGGTTAAAGGGAGTCAAAGGATCAAAGTGGAGAATGGAGGACATTCTAGCAAGACTTCGAAAATTCCGTGGAAGAGGATAGTACTTAGCTTGCCTGTTTGGGCTATTGTGGTGAATAATTTCACCTTTCATTATGCTTTGTATGTACTTATGAACTGGTTGCCGACTTACTTTGAACTGGGACTGCAACTTAGTCTTCAAGAAATGGGTTCATCTAAGATGATGCCTTATCTTAACATGTTCATATTCTCTAACATTGGCGGGGTGGTTGCTGATCATTTGGTAACCAGGAGAATTTTGTCTGTGACTGCTACAAGGAAGGTCTTGAATACTATAGGGTTCATTGTGGCTTCGTTTGCCTTGATGGCGATCCCTTTGTTTAGAAGTTCTAGTGGGGTTGTGTTTTGTTCTTCTGTTGCCCTTGGTTTCCTAGCACTGGGAAGAGCTGGCTTTGCTGTTAATCACATGGATATTGCTCCAAGGTATGCTGGAATTGTGATGGGGGTTTCTAATACAGCTGGTACTCTAGCTGGCATCATTGGAGTTGACCTGACAGGCAAGCTTCTTGAAGCTGCTAAAACTGCTAATTCAGATCTTTCAGATGCTGAAAGCTGGAGACTGGTTTTCCTTATACCAGGGTTGCTCTGCATCTTTAGTTCTGTTATCTTTCTATTGTTTTCAACCGGGGAAAGAATATTTGACTGA
- the LOC141712232 gene encoding putative inactive receptor kinase RLK902 — protein sequence MLLHFITHILLLSLSTLTVTSDLASDRTALLALRSAVGGRTLLWNTTQPTPCQWTGILCDQNNVFGIHLPGVSLSGELPEGVFGKLKKLKTISLRYNALSGRLPSDLRECSVLRNVYLQGNGFSGELPEFLYGLKSVVRLNLGENNFSGEISDRFNRMTRLRTLYLERNMFSGSIPDLVNLGNKLEQFNVSFNLLNGSIPGSLRGMPSSSFVGNHLCGSPLKESCLGSKNGSNVGISDGALAGIVIGNEKKDDNGGLSGGAIAGIVIGSVFGVLLIVVVLYVCCRKKKSKKTSYGDVVTVKESRETVDVKKGENDGGKGDGASVAAASMSMGEVESGNGGKKLVFFENSVGKDKVFGLDDLLRASAEVLGKGTFGTAYKAVLEDGTVVTVKRLKDVIISERDFKEKIEAVGAMNHENLVPLKAYYYSVDEKLLVYDYMPMGSLSALLHGNKGAGRTPLDWEFRCKIALGAARGIEYLHSQAPDISHGNIKSSNILVTQSNNACVSDFGLARLVGASATPTRIAGYRAPEVTDSHKVSQKADVYSFGVLLLELLTGKAPTHAVLNEEGVDLPRWVQSTVREEWTAEIFDTELLRSQDTEEKMVQLLQLAIDCAAQFPDQRPSVSEVTKQIEALC from the exons ATGCTACTCCACTTCATCACCCACATTCTTCTACTCTCACTCTCAACACTCACTGTAACTTCAGATCTAGCCTCTGACAGAACAGCTCTTCTAGCTCTCCGCTCTGCTGTTGGCGGCCGTACTCTACTCTGGAACACCACTCAACCAACCCCGTGTCAATGGACTGGCATTCTCTGTGACCAAAACAATGTATTTGGAATTCACCTTCCCGGAGTTTCGCTTTCGGGTGAGCTCCCGGAGGGAGTTTTCGGAAAATTAAAGAAGCTGAAGACTATTAGTCTTCGGTACAATGCACTTAGTGGAAGACTTCCTAGTGATCTTAGGGAGTGTAGTGTTCTTAGGAATGTTTATTTGCAAGGGAATGGTTTTTCGGGTGAGTTACCGGAGTTTTTGTATGGTCTTAAGAGTGTTGTGAGGTTGAATTTAGGTGAAAATAATTTTTCCGGGGAGATTTCGGATAGGTTTAATAGGATGACACGGTTGAGGACTTTGTATTTGGAGAGGAATATGTTTTCGGGGTCGATTCCGGATCTTGTGAATTTGGGGAATAAGTTGGAACAGTTTAATGTTTCGTTTAATTTGCTTAATGGGTCGATTCCGGGGAGTTTGAGGGGAATGCCTTCCAGTTCTTTTGTTGGGAATCATTTGTGTGGTAGTCCTTTGAAAGAGTCTTGTTTGGGTAGTAAGAATGGTAGTAATGTGGGTATTTCGGATGGGGCTCTTGCGGGTATTGTTATTGGTaatgagaagaaggatgataatgGGGGTTTATCGGGTGGGGCTATTGCGGGTATTGTGATTGGTTCTGTGTTTGGAGTGTTGTTGATTGTTGTGGTTTTGTATGTTTGTTGTCGGAAGAAAAAGAGTAAGAAGACTAGTTATGGTGATGTTGTGACAGTTAAGGAGAGTAGGGAGACTGTGGATGTGAAAAAGGGGGAGAATGATGGTGGGAAAGGGGATGGGGCTTCGGTTGCTGCAGCGAGTATGAGTATGGGGGAAGTGGAAAGTGGGAATGGGGGGAAGAAGCTGGTGTTTTTCGAGAATAGTGTGGGAAAGGATAAGGTGTTTGGTTTGGATGATTTGTTGAGGGCTTCTGCCGAGGTTTTGGGGAAAGGGACATTTGGGACAGCGTATAAGGCTGTTTTGGAGGATGGGACTGTAGTGACTGTGAAGAGGTTGAAAGATGTGATCATATCTGAGCGAGATTTTAAGGAGAAAATTGAAGCAGTTGGAGCTATGAATCATGAGAATCTGGTTCCTCTCAAGGCTTATTATTATAGCGTGGATGAGAAGCTTCTAGTGTACGACTATATGCCGATGGGGAGTCTATCTGCACTTCTACATG GAAACAAAGGAGCTGGTAGGACTCCTTTGGATTGGGAATTCAGGTGCAAAATTGCTCTAGGAGCTGCCCGAGGAATTGAATACTTGCATTCTCAAGCTCCTGATATCTCCCATGGCAACATCAAATCATCAAATATCCTTGTTACCCAGTCCAACAATGCCTGTGTCTCAGATTTTGGACTAGCCCGCCTTGTTGGAGCCTCAGCCACTCCCACCCGTATTGCTGGTTACCGTGCTCCCGAGGTAACCGACTCTCACAAAGTCTCTCAGAAGGCTGATGTATACAGCTTTGGCGTACTGCTTTTGGAGCTTCTTACTGGAAAAGCTCCCACTCACGCCGTCTTAAATGAAGAAGGCGTAGATCTTCCTAGATGGGTACAATCAACAGTTAGAGAGGAATGGACGGCAGAAATCTTTGATACAGAGCTCCTCAGATCCCAGGATACGGAAGAAAAAATGGTTCAGCTATTGCAGCTAGCCATTGATTGTGCAGCACAGTTTCCTGATCAGCGGCCTTCAGTATCAGAAGTTACCAAGCAGATTGAGGCGCTATGTTGA